The Nitrospira sp. genome contains a region encoding:
- a CDS encoding ferredoxin:thioredoxin reductase, with the protein MAEPTQESLDKMQKFVKNFAEKSGTAMHPNAAVTEAVIKGLASHVDELGKPLCPCNFYKDKEAEAKLRRWICACDEMQIYKYCHCLLFVREDGMPITEYLPEGHEGREVYGVVTDPTPDKGRALKHKAVSSPTVPEESATAPASTT; encoded by the coding sequence ATGGCCGAACCCACGCAGGAGAGTCTCGATAAGATGCAGAAGTTCGTAAAGAATTTTGCCGAGAAAAGCGGAACCGCGATGCATCCGAATGCCGCCGTGACGGAAGCGGTCATTAAAGGATTAGCGTCTCATGTGGACGAACTCGGAAAACCGCTCTGCCCTTGCAACTTTTACAAAGACAAAGAAGCCGAAGCCAAGCTCCGCCGGTGGATCTGTGCTTGCGACGAAATGCAGATTTACAAGTACTGCCACTGTCTCTTATTCGTTCGCGAGGATGGGATGCCGATTACGGAATATTTGCCGGAAGGCCACGAAGGTCGAGAAGTGTACGGAGTGGTCACTGATCCGACCCCGGACAAAGGCCGGGCACTGAAACATAAGGCCGTCTCCTCTCCAACTGTCCCGGAGGAGTCCGCGACCGCGCCGGCTTCCACGACATGA
- the gyrA gene encoding DNA gyrase subunit A — translation MPPDERLGHIAIEDEMKSSYLDYAMSVIVGRALPDVRDGLKPVHRRILFGMNEMGLASNRAYRKSAKIVGEIMGNYHPHGDSAIYDTLVRMAQDFNMRYPLVDGQGNYGSMDGDSAAAMRYTEARMTKLAEEMLADIDKETVDFGPNYDESLQEPLVLPTRVPNLLVNGAGGIAVGYATNIPTHNIAEIIDGLLLVLENPEVTIAQLMRKIPGPDFPTAGFIYGMSGIKEAYETGRGLLTLRAKVAVETDERTERERLIVTEIPYQVNKVSLIKKIAELVQEDRIKGISDLRDESSDREGVRVVIELKRGEIPLVVLNNLYKHTPLEITFGVIMLALVNNRPEILNLKQILRHFLEHRREVVVRRTAFELKKAEERAHILEGLKIALDHLDAVIALIRRSQSPDEARAGLMRQFSLTEIQATAILDMRLQRLTQLERAKLVEEYQEVLKQIEYLKSVLASEALVRNIIKDELTEIREAYKDERKTQIIKEEAEISLEDLIAEEEVIVTISHAGYIKRNAASLYRAQRRGGKGKIGMGIKEEDFAENLFTASTHDSLLFFTDAGKVYWLKVHEIPEASRAAKGKALVNLLALSGNEKVTATLPVKEFRDDRYIVMGTKKGVIKKTELSAFSNPRQGGIIALGLEGGDRLIGVQLTDGQREILLGTRQGITIRFKEEEVRPMGRTAYGVKGITLEEGNEVIGMETITPDSTTSLLTVTEGGYGKRTPVGEYRIQGRGGKGIISVKTTERNGPAVGFLQVRDGDEIMLIAAQGKVLRCKVDDIREIGRNTQGVRILDLDGEGDRVVSVARLAEAVEREETASEGTAET, via the coding sequence ATGCCTCCTGATGAACGGTTAGGCCACATCGCCATCGAAGACGAGATGAAATCGTCTTACCTGGACTATGCGATGAGCGTCATCGTGGGACGAGCGCTGCCCGACGTTCGTGACGGCCTCAAACCGGTCCATCGCCGCATCTTGTTCGGTATGAACGAAATGGGTCTCGCCTCCAATCGGGCCTACCGCAAATCGGCGAAGATCGTGGGCGAGATCATGGGCAATTATCATCCCCACGGTGACTCGGCCATTTATGACACCCTTGTGCGCATGGCGCAGGATTTCAACATGCGCTATCCCCTCGTTGACGGGCAGGGCAACTATGGGTCCATGGACGGCGACTCAGCGGCCGCCATGCGCTATACCGAAGCGCGCATGACCAAACTGGCCGAAGAGATGCTGGCCGACATCGACAAGGAAACGGTCGATTTCGGCCCAAACTATGACGAATCGTTACAGGAACCCCTGGTGCTACCGACCAGGGTGCCGAATCTCCTGGTCAATGGAGCGGGTGGCATCGCGGTGGGCTATGCCACCAACATCCCGACGCACAATATCGCCGAAATCATCGATGGATTGCTTCTCGTGTTGGAGAACCCGGAGGTGACGATCGCCCAGCTGATGAGGAAGATCCCGGGGCCTGATTTTCCCACGGCCGGATTCATCTACGGCATGAGCGGGATCAAAGAGGCCTACGAGACGGGCCGAGGCCTCCTCACCTTGAGGGCGAAGGTTGCGGTGGAGACCGATGAGCGCACCGAACGCGAGCGCCTCATCGTCACGGAGATTCCCTATCAAGTCAACAAGGTGTCATTGATCAAGAAGATCGCCGAGTTGGTTCAGGAAGACCGGATCAAAGGCATCTCGGACCTACGAGACGAATCATCGGATCGCGAAGGGGTGCGGGTGGTGATCGAGCTCAAGCGGGGTGAAATCCCCTTGGTGGTGTTGAACAATCTGTACAAGCATACCCCGCTCGAAATCACCTTCGGCGTCATCATGCTGGCCTTGGTCAACAATCGACCGGAAATCCTGAATCTCAAGCAGATCCTCCGTCATTTCCTCGAACATCGGCGCGAAGTTGTCGTGAGACGGACGGCGTTCGAGCTCAAAAAAGCGGAGGAACGGGCGCACATTCTGGAAGGGCTCAAGATCGCGCTCGACCATCTCGATGCCGTGATCGCGCTTATCCGCAGGTCCCAATCACCGGACGAAGCGAGAGCCGGTTTGATGCGGCAATTCAGCCTCACCGAGATCCAGGCCACTGCGATCCTGGATATGCGGCTCCAGCGCCTGACACAGTTGGAACGCGCCAAACTCGTCGAGGAATACCAGGAAGTGCTGAAACAGATCGAATACCTGAAGTCCGTGCTCGCAAGCGAAGCGCTGGTCCGAAACATCATTAAGGACGAGCTGACGGAAATTCGTGAGGCTTACAAGGACGAGCGGAAGACCCAGATCATCAAAGAAGAGGCGGAGATCAGCCTTGAAGACCTGATTGCGGAAGAAGAAGTGATCGTGACCATCTCGCACGCCGGATACATCAAACGAAATGCCGCGTCCCTCTATCGCGCTCAGCGACGAGGCGGCAAGGGCAAGATCGGAATGGGTATCAAGGAAGAGGACTTCGCCGAGAATCTCTTTACCGCCTCCACCCACGATTCACTCCTCTTTTTCACGGACGCGGGAAAGGTCTATTGGCTGAAAGTCCATGAAATTCCCGAGGCCAGCCGGGCCGCGAAGGGCAAAGCCCTGGTCAATCTGCTCGCCTTGTCAGGCAATGAAAAAGTCACGGCGACATTGCCGGTGAAAGAATTCCGAGACGACCGATATATCGTGATGGGCACCAAGAAGGGCGTCATCAAGAAGACGGAACTGTCCGCGTTCAGTAACCCGAGGCAAGGCGGGATCATCGCGTTGGGACTTGAGGGGGGCGATAGACTGATCGGCGTGCAACTGACCGATGGACAGCGGGAAATCCTTCTGGGGACCCGCCAGGGCATCACCATTCGGTTTAAAGAAGAAGAAGTGAGGCCGATGGGCCGGACGGCATATGGAGTCAAAGGGATTACGCTCGAAGAGGGCAATGAAGTCATCGGCATGGAAACCATCACTCCCGATTCCACGACCTCGCTGTTGACCGTTACGGAAGGGGGCTACGGCAAACGGACACCCGTGGGCGAGTATCGCATTCAGGGGCGTGGCGGCAAGGGCATTATCAGCGTGAAGACGACAGAGCGAAACGGTCCGGCCGTCGGGTTCCTGCAAGTACGAGACGGCGACGAAATCATGCTGATCGCCGCGCAGGGAAAGGTGCTTCGTTGCAAGGTGGACGACATCCGTGAAATCGGCCGGAATACCCAAGGAGTTCGCATTCTGGATCTCGACGGCGAAGGAGACCGCGTTGTGAGTGTCGCGAGACTGGCCGAAGCCGTCGAGCGAGAGGAGACGGCTTCGGAGGGCACGGCGGAGACTTAA
- a CDS encoding response regulator transcription factor: MRILLVEDDVDLAQFIRKGLKEEQYIVDAAADGEEGLALALGNPYDLLILDIMLPKLDGLALCRRVRDKGIMTPVLLLTARNTVETKVSGFETGADQFLAKPFAFVEFLARVRSLLRRGSSQQVAHLQAADLRLDPASHRVWRGGQEISLTNKEYAMLEFLLRNKNRVLTRTAIIGHVWDISYDPMTNIVDAHIRALRAKIDRDFSPPLITTVRGAGYMLEEPDAPA; encoded by the coding sequence ATGCGAATACTGTTGGTTGAAGACGATGTGGATCTGGCTCAATTCATCAGAAAAGGATTGAAAGAGGAACAGTATATCGTGGACGCAGCCGCCGACGGCGAGGAAGGCTTGGCATTGGCGTTGGGAAACCCTTACGACCTCCTGATTCTCGACATCATGCTGCCCAAGCTTGACGGCCTCGCCCTCTGCCGCCGTGTTCGAGACAAGGGCATCATGACTCCGGTGCTCCTGTTGACCGCGCGCAATACAGTGGAGACCAAGGTATCCGGTTTTGAAACGGGCGCGGATCAATTCCTGGCAAAGCCGTTCGCTTTTGTGGAATTCCTCGCCCGGGTCAGATCTCTCCTACGTCGGGGCAGTTCCCAGCAAGTGGCCCATTTGCAAGCGGCTGATCTGAGGTTGGACCCGGCTTCTCACCGTGTCTGGCGCGGAGGGCAGGAAATATCCCTGACGAACAAGGAGTATGCCATGCTGGAGTTCCTCTTGCGGAACAAGAATCGGGTGTTGACGCGAACCGCGATCATCGGACATGTGTGGGATATCAGCTATGACCCTATGACGAACATCGTCGATGCCCACATTCGGGCGCTGCGCGCGAAGATCGACCGGGACTTTTCGCCGCCCTTGATCACCACGGTGCGCGGCGCAGGGTATATGCTCGAAGAGCCGGACGCACCGGCATGA
- the gyrB gene encoding DNA topoisomerase (ATP-hydrolyzing) subunit B has translation MATEDSSPPKSESYRADQIKVLEGLDAVRKRPAMYIGSTGVDGLHHLVYEVVDNSVDEHMAGFGEAIEVTIHIDGSVTVIDNGRGIPTGMHPTQHKSAAEVALTVLHAGGKFEQGAYTVSGGLHGVGISVVNALSEWLELEIWQDAQVFEQRYERGKPNAPLKATGKTKRRGTKVRFKPDGQVFETLEFSFDILAQRLRELAFLNKGLAITLRDERKEPAKEQVFLYKGGIVSFVEHLNEAKTPLHKPIHVKVEKPEMILEVALQYNDSYAENLFSFANNINTKEGGTHLVGFKAALTRTINTYANANDLLKKETESLSGDDVREGLTAVVSVKVRNPQFEGQTKAKLGNSEVKGVVETAVNEKLGAYFEENPPVARKIIGKAIDAARAREAARKAKDLIRRKSALDGGSLPGKLADCSEKDPALSELYIVEGDSAGGSAKQGRDRKFQAILPLKGKILNVEKARFDKMLSSDEIRTLIMALGTGIGRKREESDKAEKDTFDIAKARYHKIILMTDADVDGSHIRTLLLTFFFRQMPELIERGYIYIAQPPLFKVKKGKTERYLKDEGSLNEYLADLAVEDVELYMEGAQGYVTGRRLLPILKKMISFETLLGRLNKKPYEATMLRAFVDEPGLDRELLKDRAALQRSVENVKRALAVAFPKVTSTFGVLDDEEHQSNKVVCRLHTNGVTHELDVTHELVGSADFRELQKLTPSAIGLGRPPYQLKAKGHESPYRTTDELAKAILDMGKQGLSIQRYKGLGEMNPGQLWETTMNPEMRTLLRVTLEDLTGVDEIFTILMGDEVEPRRHFIQTHALEVKNLDV, from the coding sequence ATGGCCACAGAAGACTCTTCCCCACCCAAATCAGAAAGCTATCGCGCCGATCAAATCAAAGTCCTCGAGGGCCTCGATGCGGTACGAAAGCGGCCGGCCATGTACATCGGAAGCACCGGCGTGGATGGACTCCACCATCTGGTCTATGAAGTCGTCGACAACAGCGTCGACGAACATATGGCGGGGTTCGGCGAGGCGATCGAAGTCACGATCCATATCGACGGGAGCGTGACGGTCATCGACAACGGGCGCGGTATTCCCACCGGCATGCATCCCACGCAACACAAGTCCGCCGCCGAGGTGGCGCTGACGGTCCTTCATGCGGGCGGTAAATTCGAGCAAGGCGCGTATACGGTCTCCGGCGGCCTGCACGGAGTCGGAATCTCCGTCGTGAACGCCTTGTCGGAATGGCTCGAGCTCGAGATCTGGCAGGACGCCCAGGTGTTCGAGCAGCGGTATGAGCGCGGGAAACCCAATGCACCCCTCAAGGCGACAGGCAAGACGAAGCGCCGAGGGACCAAGGTGCGGTTCAAGCCGGACGGTCAAGTGTTCGAGACGTTGGAATTCAGCTTCGACATTTTGGCTCAGCGGCTCCGCGAGCTGGCGTTTTTGAATAAAGGCCTGGCCATTACGTTGAGAGATGAGCGGAAAGAGCCGGCGAAAGAGCAGGTTTTTCTGTACAAGGGCGGGATCGTGTCCTTCGTCGAACATCTGAACGAAGCCAAAACGCCGCTGCACAAACCGATCCATGTCAAGGTTGAGAAGCCGGAAATGATTCTGGAGGTCGCGCTTCAGTACAACGACAGTTATGCTGAAAACCTGTTTTCATTCGCGAACAACATCAACACCAAAGAAGGCGGCACGCATTTGGTGGGATTCAAGGCCGCTCTGACCAGGACGATCAACACCTATGCGAACGCGAACGATCTGCTCAAGAAAGAAACCGAGTCGCTGAGCGGCGACGATGTGCGCGAGGGGCTCACCGCCGTCGTCAGCGTCAAGGTGCGCAATCCGCAATTCGAGGGGCAGACGAAAGCGAAGCTCGGCAACAGCGAAGTAAAAGGTGTCGTCGAGACGGCGGTCAACGAGAAACTGGGCGCCTATTTCGAGGAAAATCCGCCGGTCGCGCGCAAGATCATCGGCAAGGCGATCGATGCGGCCCGCGCCCGCGAAGCCGCCCGCAAAGCCAAGGATCTGATCAGACGCAAGAGCGCGCTCGATGGAGGTTCACTTCCCGGGAAATTGGCGGATTGTTCGGAAAAGGATCCGGCCTTGAGCGAGCTGTACATCGTAGAGGGCGATTCAGCCGGCGGATCCGCGAAGCAAGGACGCGACCGCAAGTTCCAAGCCATCTTGCCGCTGAAAGGAAAGATCCTGAACGTCGAGAAGGCGCGTTTCGACAAGATGCTGTCGAGCGACGAGATCAGGACGCTCATCATGGCGCTGGGAACCGGAATCGGCCGCAAGCGGGAAGAAAGCGACAAGGCGGAGAAAGACACGTTTGATATCGCCAAGGCTCGCTATCACAAGATCATTCTCATGACCGATGCCGACGTCGACGGCAGCCACATCCGTACCTTGCTCTTGACGTTCTTTTTCCGGCAAATGCCCGAGCTGATTGAACGGGGTTATATCTACATCGCTCAGCCACCGCTGTTCAAAGTGAAGAAAGGCAAGACGGAGCGGTATCTAAAGGATGAAGGGTCGCTGAACGAGTACTTGGCCGACCTCGCGGTCGAGGATGTCGAACTGTACATGGAAGGGGCTCAGGGATACGTGACCGGGCGCCGGTTGTTGCCGATTCTAAAGAAAATGATCTCGTTCGAAACATTGCTCGGTCGCCTCAATAAAAAGCCGTACGAAGCCACCATGCTGCGCGCCTTTGTCGATGAACCGGGGCTCGATCGCGAGCTCCTGAAGGATCGAGCGGCACTCCAACGATCGGTCGAAAACGTCAAGAGGGCGCTGGCCGTGGCGTTTCCGAAGGTGACATCGACGTTCGGCGTGCTCGACGATGAAGAACATCAATCGAACAAGGTTGTGTGCCGGCTTCACACTAACGGTGTCACCCACGAACTGGACGTCACTCACGAACTGGTCGGTTCCGCAGACTTCCGTGAGCTGCAGAAACTGACTCCTTCTGCCATCGGATTAGGGCGTCCACCCTACCAGCTCAAAGCAAAAGGTCACGAGAGTCCCTATCGCACGACCGATGAACTGGCGAAGGCGATCTTGGATATGGGGAAGCAGGGACTGAGCATCCAGCGGTACAAAGGTTTGGGAGAAATGAACCCTGGACAGCTCTGGGAAACCACCATGAATCCTGAAATGCGCACGCTCTTGAGGGTGACGCTCGAAGACCTCACCGGGGTCGACGAGATCTTTACGATTCTGATGGGCGATGAGGTCGAACCTCGGCGTCATTTCATTCAAACCCATGCCCTCGAAGTGAAAAACCTGGACGTCTAA
- the dnaA gene encoding chromosomal replication initiator protein DnaA, with protein sequence MTNDAVWQEVLQYIRAKVPKQVFDTWFLPVHLHRIENSTAHIGVPNKFFGEWLDTHYGSLLEEAIATARGTGPMAVAFTVVEKTVGQPIEPPSAVGIARTTSQTRPRRGIQLNPKYTFKNFVVGAGNQFAHAACMAVAEQPGQTYNPLFIYGGVGLGKTHLLNAIGNHVAERSDVRIAYLTTEQFTNEVINSIRYDKMMDLRKRYRHIDMLMIDDIQFLVGKERTQEEFFHTFNALYEGHKQIVLSSDRFPKDMPDIEERLRSRFEWGLIADLQPPDVETRIAILRKKSEDEGVKLPEDVIQFLSTTMKSNIRELEGSLVRLGAYASLTGQVITLELAKNVLRDLIGDKKKIVAMDDIQEAVCSQFHVKLTELKSRRRSKTLVHPRQIAMYLCRELTDASYPEIGRQFGGKDHTTIIHACRQVAKAKEADTELHATLETLKEHILRS encoded by the coding sequence CTGTCTGGCAGGAAGTTCTGCAGTACATCAGAGCAAAGGTTCCAAAGCAGGTGTTTGATACGTGGTTTCTACCGGTGCATTTACACCGGATTGAAAACTCGACCGCCCACATTGGAGTTCCGAACAAGTTCTTTGGTGAATGGCTGGACACTCATTATGGATCCCTTCTGGAAGAAGCCATAGCGACCGCTCGCGGTACCGGACCAATGGCCGTCGCGTTTACGGTGGTGGAAAAAACGGTTGGTCAGCCGATCGAACCTCCAAGCGCGGTAGGGATTGCGAGGACCACCAGTCAAACGCGGCCACGCCGCGGGATCCAGCTGAACCCGAAGTATACGTTCAAAAATTTCGTGGTCGGTGCCGGGAATCAATTTGCCCACGCCGCGTGCATGGCCGTCGCCGAGCAGCCGGGTCAGACGTACAACCCGCTGTTCATATACGGAGGGGTAGGCTTGGGGAAGACCCACCTCTTGAACGCGATAGGGAATCATGTGGCTGAAAGAAGTGATGTCCGAATCGCCTATTTGACGACCGAGCAGTTCACGAATGAAGTGATCAACTCCATTCGGTACGACAAGATGATGGATCTCCGGAAGCGCTACCGGCACATCGACATGCTTATGATCGACGACATTCAATTTCTGGTCGGGAAGGAGCGCACGCAGGAGGAGTTTTTCCATACGTTCAATGCGTTGTACGAGGGGCACAAACAGATCGTTCTCTCCAGCGATCGCTTTCCCAAGGATATGCCGGATATCGAAGAACGCCTGCGATCTCGTTTTGAATGGGGACTGATCGCAGATTTGCAACCTCCGGATGTGGAGACTCGCATCGCCATCTTGCGGAAGAAATCAGAGGATGAAGGAGTCAAACTGCCGGAAGATGTCATCCAGTTCCTCTCCACCACGATGAAGAGTAATATCCGCGAACTTGAAGGAAGTCTGGTTCGATTAGGTGCGTATGCCTCGCTCACAGGGCAAGTCATTACTCTCGAACTCGCAAAAAACGTTCTTCGCGACCTCATCGGCGACAAGAAGAAGATCGTCGCGATGGATGATATTCAGGAAGCGGTATGCTCCCAGTTTCACGTCAAATTGACGGAACTGAAATCTCGCCGCCGGAGCAAAACCCTTGTGCATCCTCGGCAGATTGCGATGTATCTGTGTCGCGAACTCACCGACGCATCGTACCCGGAAATCGGAAGACAATTCGGCGGCAAGGATCATACGACCATCATTCACGCGTGCCGCCAGGTCGCGAAGGCCAAGGAGGCTGATACGGAGTTGCATGCGACGCTCGAAACATTGAAGGAACATATTCTTCGAAGCTAA
- a CDS encoding DUF721 domain-containing protein, whose product MTGPRTLDSFSSILTGLSKRLGLESRLLELRLQRRWHAIVGEPTASHTWPVQIRFKKLYLIVRNPVWLQQLTFLKPVLLAKLETEAGAGFVTDIAFRVGEIPSQNEDAPTVHGPDLPSGPTKESWAEVASHTAAIQDPSLRERLREVISRYPLRVPSRPAKGPSQVP is encoded by the coding sequence ATGACTGGACCTCGGACACTCGATTCCTTCAGCAGCATTCTTACCGGTCTTTCGAAGCGGCTTGGTCTGGAATCGAGGCTGCTGGAACTTCGCCTGCAGCGTCGTTGGCATGCCATCGTGGGTGAGCCCACGGCTTCCCACACCTGGCCGGTCCAGATTCGCTTCAAGAAACTGTACCTGATCGTCAGGAATCCCGTCTGGCTACAACAACTGACATTCCTCAAGCCTGTGCTCTTGGCGAAGCTGGAGACGGAGGCTGGAGCGGGGTTTGTGACGGACATTGCATTTCGGGTCGGAGAGATTCCCAGTCAGAACGAGGATGCTCCAACTGTTCACGGCCCCGACTTGCCCTCAGGTCCGACAAAGGAATCGTGGGCTGAGGTCGCCTCGCATACCGCCGCGATACAAGATCCCTCTCTCCGTGAGCGGCTTAGAGAGGTGATATCGAGATACCCTCTTCGCGTTCCGTCTCGACCGGCAAAGGGTCCGTCACAAGTCCCTTGA
- the dnaN gene encoding DNA polymerase III subunit beta, with protein MKVRIGRDELLTGLQRVQGVVEKRNTMPILSNILLEARQDGVEIIATDLEIGMRGLYKATMITSGGVTISARKLFEIVKELPPGDIELTATDNNWTTIQAGKSQFKVVGLPSTEYPALPTIEREGLTPLSGDGLLELIRKTLFAAGDNDARYILNGLLVTLVATDKKTTLRLVGTDGHRLAVAEQEVGKAGSKGIPQEIKAIIPKKAAHEIRHLLEEGGDSDPLIGFSKNLMIFRKSGLLLTSRLMEGNYPNYQQVIPKESGKHISVNRAELESALRRVSVLSKDKASAVKVSFTSGKMTLFSSSPDYGEASEELPARYEGDALNTGFNARYLLDTFSVMDGDTVSLQMDTPLSPCLIQEPESPGFKCVVMPIKI; from the coding sequence ATGAAAGTACGCATTGGGCGAGATGAACTGTTGACGGGTCTTCAACGGGTACAAGGCGTCGTGGAGAAACGCAATACGATGCCGATACTGTCCAACATTCTGTTGGAAGCCAGGCAGGATGGGGTGGAGATCATTGCGACAGACCTCGAGATCGGCATGCGAGGTCTGTACAAGGCGACCATGATCACGAGCGGAGGCGTGACCATTTCGGCTCGTAAGCTGTTCGAGATCGTGAAGGAATTACCTCCCGGCGACATTGAATTGACGGCCACGGACAACAACTGGACCACCATCCAGGCGGGAAAGAGCCAATTCAAGGTGGTGGGACTTCCCAGCACCGAGTATCCGGCATTGCCGACGATCGAGCGGGAAGGGCTGACACCTCTCTCGGGAGACGGACTACTCGAATTGATTCGGAAGACCCTCTTTGCCGCGGGTGATAACGATGCCCGCTACATCTTGAACGGCCTTTTGGTGACGTTGGTTGCGACCGACAAGAAAACCACCCTCCGCTTAGTCGGCACTGACGGCCATCGGCTGGCCGTGGCGGAACAGGAAGTGGGCAAGGCCGGCAGTAAAGGCATACCGCAGGAAATAAAAGCCATTATTCCCAAGAAAGCCGCGCATGAGATTCGACATCTGTTGGAAGAGGGAGGGGACAGTGATCCGCTCATCGGCTTCTCCAAGAATCTCATGATCTTCCGCAAGAGCGGTCTGCTGCTGACCTCACGGCTGATGGAAGGCAACTATCCCAACTACCAACAGGTGATTCCCAAAGAGAGCGGCAAGCACATCAGCGTGAACCGGGCAGAATTGGAAAGCGCGCTGCGCCGGGTGTCGGTGTTGTCCAAGGACAAGGCCAGCGCAGTAAAGGTTTCGTTCACTTCCGGCAAGATGACTCTGTTCTCGAGCAGTCCGGACTATGGAGAAGCGAGTGAGGAATTGCCGGCACGGTACGAGGGTGATGCGCTCAACACCGGATTCAACGCCCGGTATCTTTTGGATACGTTCAGTGTGATGGACGGGGACACAGTGTCTCTTCAGATGGATACGCCCCTGAGTCCGTGTCTCATTCAGGAGCCGGAAAGCCCCGGGTTCAAGTGCGTGGTCATGCCCATTAAGATTTAG
- the smpB gene encoding SsrA-binding protein SmpB has protein sequence MAKEADDQRKVVVTNRKAYHDYFIEEKFEAGIVLKGTEVKSLRDRRVNLQDSYATVKDGEVFLQHCHISPYSHGNIMNHDPIRTRKLLLHRKEINKLLGKTQQKGLTLVPLRIYFSERGQAKVELGLAKGKKQHDRRESIKAREAGREVERAIKERK, from the coding sequence ATGGCAAAAGAGGCGGACGATCAGCGGAAAGTCGTGGTCACGAATCGGAAGGCGTACCACGATTATTTTATCGAAGAAAAGTTCGAAGCCGGGATTGTGCTTAAAGGGACCGAAGTGAAATCGCTTCGTGACAGACGAGTGAATCTACAAGACAGTTATGCAACCGTTAAAGACGGCGAAGTCTTTCTTCAGCACTGCCACATCAGTCCGTACAGTCACGGCAACATCATGAACCACGATCCGATCAGGACGCGCAAACTGCTCCTTCATCGAAAGGAGATCAACAAGCTCCTCGGGAAAACCCAGCAGAAAGGACTCACGTTGGTTCCTCTCCGCATTTATTTTTCAGAGCGAGGCCAGGCGAAGGTCGAACTTGGATTGGCAAAAGGTAAGAAGCAGCATGATCGCCGGGAATCGATCAAAGCTCGGGAAGCAGGGCGAGAAGTTGAACGGGCAATTAAAGAGAGAAAATAG